One genomic segment of Coffea arabica cultivar ET-39 chromosome 6e, Coffea Arabica ET-39 HiFi, whole genome shotgun sequence includes these proteins:
- the LOC140009597 gene encoding uncharacterized protein: MSSQPKQLDRSATTAQPETASSGIQLTEMLTKFGEMAYEMAAQRKLNNELISSGVQPEPVPARQPEQGPFVLPSAHATVPPSFPLAPGETFTYPTIHLPYTYPPHPSFFLTHTRGPPPQITSNIPPEPHTFYHPAAEPFLPDSTVQAKPEMGGPSAPVDTKLLKRLDRFDEFMRKSQGLSKQGVLDYDELCLFPNVQLPEGFKTPKFSKYDGTGNPKTHLRLFANKLGRPTDDENLPLRLFPESLEGDALDWYSKLKPEEAKTWLDLSNAFVRQYEYNCELAPTRTTLEGTKRKPSEDHKTYAKRWRTIAAKAEPPMTEDEIIRTFIKAHDPPYFEEIFRMTGCSFAAIVNKLEEYDDFVKAGKIVNVSALKTQLDALQGQGTSEKNPQFKKKEGETAFTWNQNPIPRPKPRQYPTNSNPYPYYSNPYPVYHTNITHPRPRSNYANPPTTPFQISQPSFQQARPRPPYHQRFPPPNRPTYNYPRPIETYNQSRTRTFTNLGRPLDQMYEQLKVANKIGVIPPPTYLHGMPAGYNPHAICAYHSGVPGHSTVDCRALKHKVQDMIEAGEIVLRGKGGQGPSVSTNPFPKHEDTLEASTSSDEI, from the coding sequence atgagttcacaaccgaaACAGttagataggtctgctactaccgctcaacccgagactgcaagttcggggattcagttgactgagatgcttaccaagtttggagagatggcgtatgagatggccgcccaaaggaagttgaataatgagctaattagcagcggagttcaacccgaacctgtacccgccCGACAGCCTGAGCAAGGGCCATTTGTCCTACCTTCGGCCCATGCCACTGTTCCTCCATCATTTCCTCTTGCACCCGgagaaactttcacctatcccaccatacatttgccatacacttaccctcctcatccttcattttttcttactcacacGCGAGGtccaccaccccaaatcacttcaaatataccacctgagccacataccttttatcacccggctgctgagccattcctaccagactCTACTGTTCAagccaagccagaaatggggggaccttccgctcccgttgatacaaagctgctcaaacgccttgaccgttttgatgaattcatgAGAAAGAGTCAGGGTTTGAGCAAacaaggagtgctggactaCGACGAGCTGTGTCTCTTTCCAAATGTTCAATTGCCTGAGGGATTCAAAACCCCGAAATTCAGCAAATATGATGgaacgggcaatcccaagacacacctccgattgttcgccaacaagttgggtaggccaacagatgatgaaaatctgcctttgaggctattcccagaaagtctggagggggatgcactcgactggtattccaagctgaaacccgaagaagcaaagacctggctggacttgtccaatgcttttgtaaggcaatatgagtataactgcgagctggctccgacacgaaccacgttggaaggaacaaaaagaaaaccatccgaggatcacaagacctatgccaagaggtggaggacaATAGCTGCCAAAGCcgagccaccgatgactgaggacgaaatcatacggactttcattaaggcacacgatcccccgtactttgaagaaattttccgcatgactggatgctcgtttgccgccattgtcaataaacttgaggagtacgatgacttcgtgaaagctgggaagatcgtcaatgtgtctgccctgaaaactcagttggatgctttgcaaggacaGGGGACTAGTGAGAAGAACCcgcaatttaaaaagaaagagggggaaactgccttCACCTGGAATCAAAACCCTATCCCAAGACCCaaacctcgacaataccctaccaactcaaacccttacccctactactcaaatccttatcctgtttaccacaccaatatcactcatcctcgacctcgctcaaattatgccaacccgcctacaacccctttccaaatatctcaaccaagctttcaacaagctcgtcctcggcctccttaccaccaaagatttcccccaccaaatagacccacctacaactatccccgacccattgaaacctacaatcaaagccgtacccgaaccttcaccaacttaggcaggcctttggaccaaatgtatgagcaattgaaggttgccaacaaaataggcgtgattccccctccaacttaccttcatggcatgcctgctgggtacaatccacatgctatttgtgcctatcattcgggggTACCCGGCCACTCAACCGTCGATTGCAGGgcacttaagcacaaagtccaagacatgatcgaggctggGGAAATAGTGCTAAGAGGAAAGGGTGGACAAGGACCAAGTGTAAGcacaaacccctttcccaaacATGAGGACACTTtagaggcatccacctccagtGACGAAATCTGA